In a single window of the Acidobacteriota bacterium genome:
- a CDS encoding helix-turn-helix transcriptional regulator, with product MSLQAFREEYTECLLSRFWEQWAGLGLFAAGTAPEVKADKLVAVIDPEALLLASWELGRMDPRLYDEVLSWLVSHGEAINLKRLGNLARQQPELDRSLLGAPATWLLKISGDSRWKRLAGISRPEKPAAFFLDPHGQPLPGWGEQDPAFQRAGWLRGPVRLRDLNTGISTKSAATLWLRLRYLFGLNIRADVIVYLLTHDSAHPSELSRGVHFSQPSLFSVCQEMESSGLVHSFRLGNQRRYQLKPEHWQTFLGTRPVRWVNWAAQFRFHQYMWRFLYGRNWTGVSTYLQASELRAALQEALRIRGIRELPAEFQNVFDLPGEAFLTPATSRLRDFAME from the coding sequence ATGTCGCTGCAAGCATTTAGAGAAGAATACACCGAGTGCCTCCTGTCCCGGTTCTGGGAGCAGTGGGCCGGTCTGGGCTTGTTTGCCGCCGGGACCGCTCCTGAGGTAAAGGCTGACAAGCTGGTCGCAGTGATCGATCCGGAGGCGCTGCTACTGGCCAGTTGGGAGCTGGGACGGATGGATCCCCGCCTCTACGACGAGGTTTTGTCCTGGCTGGTGTCACACGGCGAGGCGATCAACCTCAAGCGCCTGGGAAATCTGGCTCGCCAGCAGCCGGAGTTGGACCGCTCCCTGTTGGGGGCCCCGGCCACCTGGCTTTTAAAAATCTCAGGGGACAGCCGCTGGAAACGTCTCGCCGGGATATCGCGGCCGGAAAAACCAGCCGCCTTTTTTCTCGATCCGCATGGGCAGCCGCTGCCTGGCTGGGGGGAACAGGACCCGGCGTTCCAACGGGCCGGTTGGCTGCGTGGCCCCGTCCGTTTGCGAGATCTGAACACCGGGATCTCAACAAAATCGGCTGCCACCCTCTGGCTCAGGTTGCGTTATCTGTTCGGCCTCAATATCAGGGCCGACGTGATCGTTTACCTACTGACCCATGATTCGGCCCACCCCTCGGAGCTGTCCCGCGGGGTGCACTTTTCGCAACCCAGCCTGTTCAGTGTGTGCCAGGAAATGGAATCCTCCGGTTTGGTGCACAGTTTCCGACTAGGCAACCAGCGCCGCTATCAGTTGAAGCCTGAGCATTGGCAGACCTTCCTTGGTACGAGGCCGGTCCGTTGGGTGAACTGGGCAGCGCAGTTCCGCTTTCATCAGTATATGTGGCGGTTCCTGTACGGGAGGAATTGGACCGGAGTGTCCACCTATCTTCAAGCCTCGGAGCTGCGGGCCGCCCTTCAGGAAGCTCTGCGCATCAGGGGAATCCGGGAACTGCCGGCCGAGTTCCAAAACGTGTTCGACTTGCCGGGGGAAGCATTTCTCACCCCGGCCACAAGCCGGCTCCGGGATTTTGCCATGGAATAG